From Oreochromis aureus strain Israel breed Guangdong linkage group 4, ZZ_aureus, whole genome shotgun sequence, a single genomic window includes:
- the e4f1 gene encoding transcription factor E4F1, with translation MSVENNHTAESEREQTKNGNETITIQTTLGDEDEDVHKCGRCQSEFSTLEAFIQHKLHHCKRVEARDASSLDGSPEVAAVNGNSSSEVKTAEGASSAEAGKTTNDVSDAQLGRGRRKKTASLKVSDQSDETEGVVSDSGDSDKLMYKVNTEGRYICHLCKKTFKTTNILRTHMKTHSDQKNFSCDLCGTSFRTKGSLIRHNRRHTDERPYRCTLCGQAFRESGALTRHLKALTPCTEKIRFVQYKEILVSKDGVQKGIDADQAAVAAQQEVVVVEEQQPVEQEMVEAETAVVSVVESGSQEVLHQVHFTMEVDGTTQEQQVVVEQSQAEALAAAAAAGDNLICQAIINSGIALGTEETVVEETETPHATEEINKVVSDHPEADGGVIEIQVKEEFVEMEEETGDGGDRTSSKLHTCPHCNRSFKGLNYFRFHVKGHLGYKPFKCTLCHKEFLTGYLLKKHMEVHVNERRYKCGECGKLYKTIGHVREHMRAHSDERPYHCTRCNKAYKTKNALQVHQRTHGDVRPYVCQFCSRGFREKGSLVRHIRHHTGEKPFKCPKCGRGFAEHGTLNRHMRAKGGCHKDDASEQQVVLTEGQTTLDSPDATAIISDDPNAVLVEFSSVVADTQEYIIKTQTEEEVQQEVTVIEDSQNEMGNHIVKVVQRLVSQSQSAGGASSHQIIVRNVAENEEGLSISDCGDTITIATPESLTEQVAMTLASAISDGRLLARAGTAEGTVTMVTTEETLEEGVQVVQQQEEYVITSPDEVEFQTVIV, from the exons ATGAGTGTGGAAAATAATCATACGGCAGAAAGTGAGCGGGAGCAAACGAAGAACGGCAACGAGACGATCACCATTCAAACCACGCTGGGAGACGAAG ATGAAGATGTGCACAAGTGCGGACGCTGTCAGTCCGAGTTTTCCACATTGGAGGCTTTCATCCAGCACAAGTTACACCACTGCAAACGTGTGGAGGCACGGGACGCCAGCAGCCTCGATGGCAGTCCAGAG gttgctgcagtcaatggaaaTTCTTCTTCAGAGGTGAAAACGGCTGAAGGGGCATCTTCAGCAGAGGCAGGGAAGACTACCAACG ATGTAAGCGATGCTCAGTTAGGTCGAGGGCGCAGGAAGAAAACTGCTTCCCTTAAAGTCTCTGACCAGTCAGATGAAACGGAGGGAGTCGTATCTGACAGTGGCGACAGTGACAAGCTCATGTATAAAGTCAACACAGAGGGACGTTACATTTGCCATCtttgtaaaaaaacatttaaaact aCCAATATCTTGAGAACGCACATGAAAACTCACAGTGACCAGAAAAACTTCTCATGTGACCTATGTGGGACGTCGTTTCGAACAAAAGGTTCCCTGATTCGTCACAACCGTCGCCACACGG ATGAGCGGCCGTATCGATGTACCCTGTGTGGCCAGGCCTTCAGAGAATCCGGTGCTCTCACCAGACATCTCAAAGCTCTCACACCATGCACAGAAAAGATCCGCTTTGTTCAGTACAAGGAAATCCTGGTCAGCAAGGATGGAGTGCAGAAAG GAATTGACGCTGATCAAGCTGCAGTGGCTGCCCAGCAAGAGGTTGTAgttgtggaggagcagcagccgGTGGAGCAGGAAATGGTGGAGGCTGAGACCGCTGTGGTCAGTGTGGTAGAGTCTGGTTCCCAAGAGGTTCTCCATCAGGTCCACTTTACAATGGAGGTTGATGGAACTACACAGGAGCAACAG GTGGTGGTGGAGCAGTCTCAGGCAGAAGCTCTGGCggctgctgcagcagcaggtgaCAATCTCATCTGTCAGGCCATCATCAACTCTGGCATTGCACTGGGGACAGAGGAGACTGTGGTTGAAGAGACAGAGACCCCACATGCAACTGAGgagataaataaagttgtttcgGACCACCCTGAAGCCGACGGAGGCGTCATTGAGATCCAAGTTAAAGAGGAGTTTGTGGAGATGGAGGAG gaAACGGGTGACGGTGGTGATCGGACATCATCAAAACTGCACACTTGTCCACACTGTAACCGCTCCTTCAAGGGCTTGAATTATTTCCGCTTTCATGTTAAGGGCCATTTAG GTTATAAGCCCTTCAAGTGTACACTGTGCCATAAAGAGTTTCTAACTGGTTACctgctgaagaaacacatgGAAGTCCATGTCAATGAGAGGAGATACAAGTGCGGCGAGTGTGGCAAGCTCTACAAAACCATTGGCCATGTACGGGAACACATGAGGGCACACTCGGATGAGAGACCTTACCACTGTACCAGATGCAACAAGGCATACAAAACCAAg aATGCCTTGCAAGTGCACCAGCGGACTCATGGTGATGTAAGACCGTATGTGTGTCAGTTTTGCTCGAGGGGCTTCAGAGAGAAAGGCTCTCTGGTACGACACATCCGCCATCACACCGGCGAGAAGCCTTTCAAGTGCCCAAAGTGTGGACGGGGCTTCGCGGAGCACGGGACTCTCAATCGGCACATGCGCGCTAAAG GCGGCTGCCATAAGGATGACGCCAgtgagcagcaggttgttttaaCAGAAGGACAGACAACACTGGACAGTCCCGATGCAACAGCCATCATCTCAGATGATCCTAACGCTGTGTTGGTGGAGTTCTCCTCAGTGGTGGCAGACACACAAGAGTATATAATCAAG ACGCAAACGGAGGAGGAAGTGCAGCAAGAAGTGACAGTCATTGAAGACAGCCAAAATGAG ATGGGAAACCACATCGTGAAGGTGGTGCAGAGACTCGTCAGCCAATCGCAGAGTGCGGGTGGCGCGAGCAGCCACCAGATCATTGTGCGAAATGTGGCCGAGAACGAGGAAGGCCTGTCCATCTCTGACTGCGGTGATACCATCACCATCGCCACGCCCGAGAGCCTCACCGAGCAGGTGGCCATGACGCTGGCCTCCGCCATCAGTGACGGCAGACTGCTGGCCAGGGCAGGTACAGCGGAGGGAACTGTTACTATGGTTACCACGGAGGAAACATTGGAGGAAGGAGTACAAGTGGTGCAGCAGCAAGAGGAATATGTCATCACCTCCCCAGATGAGGTGGAGTTTCAAACAGTCATTGTATGA
- the narfl gene encoding cytosolic Fe-S cluster assembly factor narfl produces the protein MASHFSGVLQLTDLDDFITPSQECVKPVKVEKKQGKSVAKIQIEDDGSYVQVNKDGGKQKLEKAKITLNDCLACSGCITSAESVLITQQSHEELFKVLRRNKANETEQKTVVVSVSPQARASLAAHYNLSSSEAGRRLTSFFKGLGVHHVFDTSFSRTFSLLESQREFVERFQRKQQDSKALPMLTSACPGWICYAEKTHGEYILPYISTTRSPQQMMGSLVKSYFAGQQGLSPQQIYHVAVMPCFDKKLEASRSDFYLTNAETREVDCVITSGEVLKMLEEENVSLNDLESAAPDTMFSSFCGDEFLSHAGSGSGGYLHHVFTYAAKHLFGEEVKNLTYKTLRNKDFQEVSLEKDGVVQLCFASAYGFRNIQNLVQKLKRGKSPYHFVEVMACPSGCLNGGGQVKPSTGQNQKELLQKVEDLYKAERPLLPEDDAHVAELYQSWLNSVGDERAKELLHTQYHTVEKMTNGLTMKW, from the exons ATGGCTTCTCACTTCAGCGGTGTGCTGCAGCTGACAGACCTCGATGATTTTATAACTCCTTCTCAG GAATGTGTTAAACCTGTCAAAGTAGAGAAGAAACAAGGTAAATCTGTGGCCAAAATACAGATAGAAGATGATGGCAGTTATGTACAAGTCAACAAG GATGGTGGGAAGCAGAAGTTGGAGAAAGCAAAGATCACACTGAACGACTGTTTGGCCTGCAGTGGCTGTATCACCTCAGCTGAGAGTGTCCTCATCACACAGCAGAGCCATGAAGAGCTCTTCAAAGTGCTCCGTAGGAACAAG GCCAATGAGACAGAGCAAAAGACTGTGGTGGTGTCAGTGTCACCACAGGCCAGAGCCTCCCTGGCAGCCCATTATAACCTGAGCAGTAGTGAGGCAGGCAGGAGGCTTACCTCGTTCTTTAAAGGCCTTG GAGTTCATCATGTGTTTGATACCAGCTTCAGTCGGACCTTTAGTCTGTTGGAAAGTCAGAGAGAGTTTGTGGAGCGTTTCCAAAGGAAGCAACAGGACAGTAAGGCCCTGCCCATGCTAACGTCAGCCTGTCCAG GTTGGATCTGTTATGCAGAAAAGACTCACGGGGAGTATATTCTTCCATATATTAGTACCACTCGCTCCCCCCAGCAGATGATGGGATCTTTGGTCAAAAGCTATTTTGCCGGACAACAG GGGCTGAGTCCACAGCAGATCTACCATGTGGCAGTAATGCCTTGCTTTGACAAGAAACTTGAGGCTTCACGGTCAGACTTCTACCTGACCAACGCTGAGACCCGTGAAGTGGATTGTGTCATCACATCTG GGGAGGTTCTGAAAATGCTGGAGGAGGAAAATGTGTCTCTTAATGATCTGGAGTCTGCTGCCCCAGATACAAT GTTCAGCAGTTTCTGTGGAGATGAGTTCCTGAGCCATGCTGGGAGTGGATCAGGAGGTTACCTGCATCACGTTTTTACATATGCTGCCAAGCACCTTTTCGGAGAGGAGGTGAAGAATCTTACCTACAAGACCCTCAG GAATAAAGACTTCCAGGAGGTGAGTCTAGAGAAAGATGGCGTTGTCCAGCTGTGCTTTGCCTCAGCCTACGGCTTCCGCAACATTCAGAACCTGGTGCAAAAACTCAAGAGGGGAAAGTCGCCTTACCACTTTGTTGAAGTTATGGCCTGCCCATCAG GATGCCTGAATGGCGGCGGGCAGGTGAAGCCCTCAACTGGCCAAAACCAAAAGGAGCTGCTCCAGAAAGTTGAGGATCTCTACAAAGCAGAGCGCCCCCTGTTGCCAGAAGATGACGCTCACGTAGCTGAATTGTACCAGTCATGGCTCAACAGTGTAGGGGATGAAAGAGCCAAAGAGCTGTTACACACACAATACCACACTGTGGAAAAAATGACCAACGGTCTCACTATGAAGTGGTGa
- the LOC116313028 gene encoding hydroxyacylglutathione hydrolase-like protein isoform X2: MKVKVISILEDNYMYLVIEEQSKQAIAVDPAVPHRLLEIVKREGVSLIAVLTTHHHWDHARGNEALVKEVPGLRVYGGDDRIGGLTDKVTNAQELKFSSINVRCLFTPCHTSGHMCYFVWEDECTDAPAVFTGDTLFIGGCGRFLEGTAEQMYHNLTQVLGSLPQDTARDDDDKPTVPSTLMEEFEYNPFLRVSEEAVQKFTGKTDPIEVLRVLRKEKDKFKKPKERLPPHAMLALEWGLLRP, from the exons ATGAAGGTAAAGGTGATCTCCATCCTGGAAGACAACTACATGTACCTGGTGATAGAGGAGCAGAGCAAACAGGCGATAGCTGTGGACCCGGCTGTGCCGCACCGG CTGCTAGAAATAGTGAAACGAGAAGGCGTCTCCTTGATAGCTGTTCTCACCACACACCATCACTG GGACCACGCTCGTGGGAATGAGGCTCTGGTGAAGGAGGTCCCTGGCCTGAGGGTGTACGGGGGAGACGATCGAATCGGGGGCCTGACGGATAAAGTGACAAATGCGCAGGAACTGAAG TTTAGCTCCATCAATGTGAGGTGCCTGTTTACTCCCTGCCATACCTCTGGTCACATGTGCTACTTTGTTTGGGAGGATGAGTGCACTGACGCCCCTGCTGTGTTCACAG GGGATACGTTGTTTATTGGTGGATGTGGACGGTTCCTTGAGGGTACAGCAGAGCAGATGTATCACAACCTCACCCAGGTGCTTGGTTCCCTACCTCAAGACACG GCAAGAGATGATGATGACAAACCCACAGTGCCATCTACACTGATGGAAGAATTCGAATACAACCCTTTTCTTCGTGTCTC GGAGGAAGCAGTGCAGAAGTTCACGGGGAAGACGGACCCCATAGAGGTGCTGAGGGTCCTGCGAAAAGAGAAGGACAAATTCAAGAAGCCCAAGGAGAGACTTCCTCCTCACGCCATGCTGGCTCTGGAATGGGGGCTCCTCAGACCTTGA
- the LOC116313028 gene encoding hydroxyacylglutathione hydrolase-like protein isoform X1, whose product MKVKVISILEDNYMYLVIEEQSKQAIAVDPAVPHRLLEIVKREGVSLIAVLTTHHHWDHARGNEALVKEVPGLRVYGGDDRIGGLTDKVTNAQELKFSSINVRCLFTPCHTSGHMCYFVWEDECTDAPAVFTGDTLFIGGCGRFLEGTAEQMYHNLTQVLGSLPQDTKVFCGHEYTIKNLKFAMLVEPENEKVKEMLSWARARDDDDKPTVPSTLMEEFEYNPFLRVSEEAVQKFTGKTDPIEVLRVLRKEKDKFKKPKERLPPHAMLALEWGLLRP is encoded by the exons ATGAAGGTAAAGGTGATCTCCATCCTGGAAGACAACTACATGTACCTGGTGATAGAGGAGCAGAGCAAACAGGCGATAGCTGTGGACCCGGCTGTGCCGCACCGG CTGCTAGAAATAGTGAAACGAGAAGGCGTCTCCTTGATAGCTGTTCTCACCACACACCATCACTG GGACCACGCTCGTGGGAATGAGGCTCTGGTGAAGGAGGTCCCTGGCCTGAGGGTGTACGGGGGAGACGATCGAATCGGGGGCCTGACGGATAAAGTGACAAATGCGCAGGAACTGAAG TTTAGCTCCATCAATGTGAGGTGCCTGTTTACTCCCTGCCATACCTCTGGTCACATGTGCTACTTTGTTTGGGAGGATGAGTGCACTGACGCCCCTGCTGTGTTCACAG GGGATACGTTGTTTATTGGTGGATGTGGACGGTTCCTTGAGGGTACAGCAGAGCAGATGTATCACAACCTCACCCAGGTGCTTGGTTCCCTACCTCAAGACACG AAGGTGTTCTGTGGGCACGAGTACACCATAAAGAACTTGAAGTTTGCCATGCTGGTGGAGCCAGAAAATGAAAAGGTTAAGGAGATGCTGAGCTGGGCCAGG GCAAGAGATGATGATGACAAACCCACAGTGCCATCTACACTGATGGAAGAATTCGAATACAACCCTTTTCTTCGTGTCTC GGAGGAAGCAGTGCAGAAGTTCACGGGGAAGACGGACCCCATAGAGGTGCTGAGGGTCCTGCGAAAAGAGAAGGACAAATTCAAGAAGCCCAAGGAGAGACTTCCTCCTCACGCCATGCTGGCTCTGGAATGGGGGCTCCTCAGACCTTGA